Proteins co-encoded in one Rhopalosiphum maidis isolate BTI-1 chromosome 2, ASM367621v3, whole genome shotgun sequence genomic window:
- the LOC113553131 gene encoding histidine-rich glycoprotein-like gives MLVGAFTLTLLALFCFGGSFGEESYLGHGDFSSGGDLSSYHHSGGHSTHSGHGHGGGGGGGGGGGGGGHGGGEHIHKGEVIHRHVHEGKVEHIHKHVGHAEHDHKHAGHAHHDHKHTGHAGHDHKHHGAAEHKHSHYGKAEHGHKHVGSGAHSHKHIGAAEHSHKHHGQAEHAHNHHGHAEHAHNHVAHAEHGHKHTLHAQHGHKHHGSAGHTHKHLGHAKHSHAHGGHADHNHKHHGQAEHSHGHHGSFGHGHEHHGKSQHTHAHHAQASHGHKHSGHHAHSHHHGVDGHGGGGGGGGGGGGGGHGGHGGHIGYLVKRNDGVVPAEGLSKFYKAPVVAAQETSPSAVPKLEGVPLEDMFSKVEIADYGGSAGTTE, from the exons ATg CTTGTCGGGGCGTTTACCTTAACACTATTAGCTTTATTTTGTTTCGGCGGTTCTTTTGGAGAAGAAAG TTATCTAGGACATGGAGACTTCTCGTCGGGCGGAGATCTTTCGTCCTATCATCATTCGGGAGGCCATAGCACCCACAGCGGCCACGGACATGGTGGGGGTGGTGGCGGCGGaggcggtggcggtggcggtggtCACGGAGGCGGCGAGCACATTCACAAGGGCGAAGTGATACACAGGCACGTGCACGAGGGCAAAGTGGAACACATTCATAAGCACGTGGGCCACGCCGAGCACGACCACAAGCACGCCGGACACGCGCACCACGACCACAAGCATACAGGCCACGCGGGCCACGACCACAAGCACCACGGCGCGGCCGAGCACAAGCATTCGCATTACGGCAAGGCCGAGCACGGTCACAAGCACGTGGGTTCGGGCGCGCACTCGCACAAACACATCGGCGCCGCTGAGCACTCGCACAAGCACCACGGACAGGCGGAACACGCGCACAACCATCACGGGCATGCGGAACACGCGCACAACCACGTGGCGCACGCCGAACACGGGCACAAGCACACGCTGCACGCTCAGCACGGGCACAAGCACCATGGCTCGGCCGGGCACACGCACAAGCACCTGGGACACGCCAAGCACTCGCACGCGCACGGCGGACACGCGGACCACAACCACAAACATCACGGACAAGCCGAGCACTCGCACGGGCACCACGGCAGCTTCGGGCACGGGCACGAACACCACGGCAAGTCCCAGCACACGCACGCGCATCACGCTCAGGCGTCGCACGGCCACAAGCACTCGGGCCACCACGCGCACTCACACCACCACGGCGTCGACGGTCACgggggcggcggcggcggcggtggcggcggcggcggaggcGGTCACGGCGGTCACGGCGGTCACATAGGGTACCTGGTAAAGAGGAATGACGGCGTGGTGCCCGCCGAGGGACTGAGCAAGTTCTATAAGGCGCCCGTAGTGGCCGCACAGGAAACTTCGCCGTCGGCGGTTCCGAAGCTCGAGGGCGTGCCGCTGGAAGACATGTTCAGCAAGGTGGAGATCGCTGATTACGGCGGATCGGCTGGCACGACCGAGTGA
- the LOC113552429 gene encoding uncharacterized protein LOC113552429, with amino-acid sequence MFFSIWWILIIDCMVEFKIVYGTERIIITVPVHIKKMHHTKMIYKIIDKPVPAETASTLSTDRVRYREGPAPPDAPNGTHGDENQTVASTFRYHERGHGPADHHGRGYDGNHPHGRLRDGDPSKLSSAHGARIEGALHKHYGDAVTGRGPHRHVDSYTTYGSNTNGASLHHPQHHVHGPRHRVRGHYATDVWYGKQAGDEEDVKHAVGDHVRGHSVQAMHGHFGSMLRTAGDHEHGDVRFSYLKPAHVGAHSHSHFGDYRHVRVGDHRHVGDSKNGWHFGRQNVKHFGGHSLGQFGDSAHGNFGSLWSAPDPTGPGFRGQNQGSRPTGHPEPQQHSDDLHRDAAKFGAIDTGGARDQYGHGVVDTVSPGPNAAYSYLGEYGFPKSLHDHQFGKPVYGHRDTGGYQVQENVADFNGLISIAIPPPHPATTSHAFQTGYNYPSPASGIGGSNTAMPPTVNNVYYTLDPVVPYDDIALRPQRRTARRRCVENMK; translated from the exons aTGTTTTTTTCGATATGGTGGATACTGATCATCGATTGTATGGTGGAATTCAAAATCGTTTATGG AACCGAACGGATAATAATAACGGTGCCGGTGCACATAAAAAAGATGCACCATACGAAAATGATTTACAAGATCATCGATAAACCCGTTCCCGCTGAAACCGCCTCGACGCTGTCAACGGATCGAGTGCGCTACCGTGAGGGACCCGCGCCGCCCGACGCGCCTAACGGGACGCACGGTGACGAGAACCAAACGGTAGCGTCGACTTTCAGGTACCACGAACGCGGTCACGGACCCGCCGACCATCACGGTCGCGGTTATGACGGAAATCACCCTCACGGCCGTCTGCGCGACGGAGATCCCTCGAAATTGTCGAGCGCACACGGTGCGCGAATCGAAGGTGCCCTGCACAAGCACTACGGCGACGCCGTCACCGGCCGCGGACCGCACCGCCACGTCGACTCGTACACGACGTACGGCTCCAACACAAACGGTGCGAGCTTGCACCATCCCCAGCACCACGTGCACGGCCCGCGTCACCGTGTGCGCGGACACTACGCCACCGACGTGTGGTACGGCAAGCAGGCCGGCGATGAAGAAGACGTTAAGCACGCAGTCGGTGATCACGTGCGCGGCCACTCTGTCCAAGCGATGCACGGACACTTTGGCAGCATGTTGCGCACGGCGGGCGATCACGAGCACGGTGACGTGCGCTTCAGCTATCTCAAGCCCGCGCACGTCGGAGCTCACAGTCACTCGCACTTTGGCGACTATCGACACGTGCGCGTCGGCGACCACAGGCACGTCGGCGATTCCAAAAACGGCTGGCACTTTGGCCGTCAAAATGTCAAACACTTTGGCGGCCACTCGCTCGGGCAGTTCGGCGATTCCGCGCACGGAAACTTTGGAAGTCTGTGGAGCGCGCCAGACCCGACCGGTCCGGGTTTCCGGGGTCAAAACCAAGGCAGCCGACCGACCGGGCACCCGGAACCGCAACAGCACAGTGACGACCTGCACAGGGACGCCGCCAAGTTCGGTGCCATCGACACCGGCGGCGCACGCGATCAATACGGACACGGTGTAGTCGACACGGTGTCGCCCGGACCGAACGCTGCTTATAGCTACCTCGGCGAGTACGGATTTCCGAAGTCGCTGCACGATCACCAATTCGGTAAACCCGTTTATGGTCACCGCGATACGGGCGGTTACCAAGTACAGGAAAACGTAGCAGATTTCAACGGATTGATTTCGATCGCCATTCCGCCACCGCATCCTGCCACCACGTCACACGCATTCCAGACCGGATACAACTATCCTTCTCCGGCGTCGGGTATCGGCGGCAGTAACACCGCGATGCCGCCGACCGTCAACAACGTTTACTACACGCTCGATCCCGTCGTGCCCTACGACGACATAGCACTTCGACCGCAGCGGCGAACCGCTCGACGGCGTTGCGtggaaaatatgaaatag
- the LOC113554627 gene encoding uncharacterized protein LOC113554627, protein MNFIYLIFIYLYTIFILIHLIDSLNILSSLKREVRFTVFEVISVNQTIATVKEAIFKQYYDKQSIFVSAIVHESISKLEATFAVSKCKMHYIDCVNVVSYNIHDVCPKIKFLTQFSDTKTSNSNSVKCPIFGNYDIKNITLDAEKFGTVFSFPTEKWWENYWKFKVILFAEDRIEFARTTLNFYFIEFRSRNNQQKI, encoded by the exons atgaactttatttatttaatattcatctatttgtatacaatatttattttgatccaCCTAATA gactcattaaatattttgtcatcgTTGAAACGTGAAGTACGCTTTACCGTATTTGAAGTTATCAGCGTAAACCAAACTATTGCAACGGTGAAAGAAGCAATATTTAAACAGTACTATGATAAACAATCAATATTTGTTAGTGCTATTGTACACGAAAGTATTTCTAAACTTGAG GCAACTTTTGCAGTATCCAAATGTAAAATGCATTACATCGATTGTGTCAATGttgtatcgtataatattcatgATGTTTGtccgaaaattaaatttcttacaCAATTTTCTGACACTAAAACATCAAACAGCAATTCAGTAAAATGTCCTATATTT ggTAATTAcgacatcaaaaatattacactcGATGCTGAAAAATTCGGGACCGTGTTTAGTTTTCCAACAGAAAAATGGTGGGAAAATTATTGGAAATTCAAAGTTATACTTTTCGCTGAAGATAGAATAGAATTTGCTCgtacaactttaaatttttactttatagagTTTCGAAGCCGaaataatcaacaaaaaatctaa